One part of the Salinivirga cyanobacteriivorans genome encodes these proteins:
- a CDS encoding DUF6175 family protein → MKNIVLTISVLLLAVSMFAQPAKKPTIMVVPSDQYCISRDYKQEFNNQGETKVLPDYKKALQNDSDLRLVISKMSGIMADRGFPLKDLEQELKKLENERAQKDMTISSSTGMGLAESPIDALLRTAKADIIMDLSFEIKRRGPQQYITYILNGYDAYTSKNIASSSGAGEPSSAATPDVLLEEAVLAHMDEFNDRLMNYFTDMFEKGREVTIQVLVNDAAMDNLESEYTWKGKTGELSQLINAWFIMNTVEKRFSRATSTANLLIMDQVRMPMFTEDPWTGEKVGQDTQDFAYKLRDWLEDEIGLADPIKIAPKGLGEVWLIIGGK, encoded by the coding sequence ATGAAAAATATTGTTTTAACTATTTCAGTCTTATTGCTGGCTGTATCAATGTTTGCTCAGCCTGCCAAGAAACCAACCATTATGGTGGTTCCTTCTGATCAGTATTGTATTTCAAGAGATTATAAGCAGGAATTTAATAATCAGGGAGAGACGAAAGTGTTGCCCGATTACAAAAAAGCGCTTCAGAATGATAGCGACCTTCGCCTGGTTATATCAAAAATGAGTGGAATAATGGCCGACCGTGGTTTTCCGCTCAAAGACCTTGAGCAAGAATTGAAAAAACTTGAAAATGAGCGTGCCCAAAAAGACATGACCATAAGTAGTTCTACCGGAATGGGGCTTGCTGAATCACCCATTGATGCATTATTGCGCACAGCAAAAGCCGATATCATCATGGATTTGAGTTTCGAAATCAAGCGCAGGGGACCACAGCAATACATTACCTATATTTTAAATGGTTACGATGCCTATACTTCAAAAAACATAGCATCATCCTCGGGTGCAGGCGAACCTTCATCTGCCGCTACACCTGATGTATTGCTCGAAGAAGCAGTTTTGGCCCACATGGATGAGTTCAACGACCGGTTGATGAACTATTTTACTGATATGTTTGAAAAGGGACGTGAGGTTACTATTCAGGTACTGGTAAATGATGCAGCCATGGATAACCTTGAAAGTGAATATACATGGAAAGGTAAAACCGGAGAACTGTCACAACTTATTAATGCCTGGTTTATTATGAATACTGTGGAAAAAAGATTTTCAAGGGCAACAAGTACAGCAAATCTTTTAATTATGGATCAGGTGCGTATGCCAATGTTTACTGAAGACCCCTGGACCGGCGAGAAAGTTGGACAGGATACTCAGGATTTTGCATATAAATTAAGAGATTGGCTTGAAGATGAAATTGGGCTTGCCGATCCAATAAAAATTGCTCCCAAGGGTCTTGGAGAAGTATGGCTTATAATCGGGGGTAAATAA